From a single Bacteroidota bacterium genomic region:
- the uvrB gene encoding excinuclease ABC subunit UvrB — MEFKLTSEYLPTGDQPSAIKSLVEGLNRGDKSQVLLGVTGSGKTFTMANVIAQIQRPTLILSHNKTLVAQLYSEFKQFFPENRIEYFVSYYDYYQPEAFIPSSNTYIEKDLAINEEIEKMRLSTTSALLSGRRDVLVVASVSCIYGAGNPKDYESSIVRLHVGQKIVRNTVLYALVDSLYSRTTADFNRGNFRVKGDILDVYPAYADFAFRISFFGNEIESIDVIDPVSGKKQESMTDIAIFPANIYVTPKEQLHEAMYEIQDDLVAQIEYFKSIGKHLEAKRLEERTNFDLEMMRELGYCSGIENYSRYMDKRKPGDRPFCILDYFPKDFVLMVDESHVSIPQVRAMYGGDRSRKQNLVEYGFRLPSAMDNRPLQFNEFESMIGQTVYVSATPAEYEIRQAEGVVVEQIIRPTGLLDPTIEVRPCLNQVDDLLDEIDERIKMGDRILVTTLTKRMAEELSKYMSKLNIKCRYIHSEIKTLDRVEILRDLRLGVFDVLIGVNLLREGLDLPEVSLVAIMDADKEGFLRNDKSLTQTIGRAARNDRGKVIMYADKMTDSMQRTINETDRRREKQIAYNTLHGITPRTIKRSREEILKQTELADARTILAPEPKAYVEPEEFNIAADPIVEYLSKPKLEKMAAETQKRMQKAAKDMDFMEAARLRDEMFALQKRLEELA; from the coding sequence GTGGAATTTAAGTTAACAAGCGAATATTTGCCAACTGGCGACCAGCCAAGCGCTATCAAATCATTGGTAGAGGGGTTGAATCGTGGCGATAAAAGCCAGGTTTTATTGGGTGTTACTGGTAGTGGTAAAACATTTACCATGGCCAATGTAATAGCACAAATACAACGACCTACTTTAATATTGAGCCATAATAAAACATTGGTTGCTCAATTGTATAGCGAGTTTAAACAGTTTTTTCCTGAAAACAGAATTGAGTATTTTGTTTCGTATTACGATTATTATCAACCTGAGGCTTTTATCCCTTCAAGTAATACTTATATTGAAAAGGATTTAGCTATTAATGAAGAAATAGAAAAGATGCGTCTTTCTACTACTTCGGCTTTACTTTCCGGCAGGAGAGATGTATTGGTGGTAGCTTCGGTTAGTTGTATTTATGGTGCCGGTAATCCAAAGGATTATGAAAGTAGTATAGTGCGTTTGCATGTGGGGCAAAAAATAGTACGCAATACGGTATTGTATGCTTTAGTTGATTCATTGTATAGCCGCACAACAGCAGATTTTAACAGGGGAAATTTTAGGGTTAAAGGTGATATTTTAGATGTATATCCGGCTTATGCTGATTTTGCTTTTCGTATTTCGTTTTTTGGAAATGAAATTGAAAGTATTGATGTAATAGACCCTGTTAGCGGAAAAAAACAAGAGTCAATGACTGATATTGCTATTTTCCCAGCTAATATTTATGTAACGCCCAAAGAGCAGTTGCATGAAGCCATGTACGAAATCCAAGATGATTTGGTCGCGCAGATTGAATATTTTAAATCGATAGGAAAACATTTGGAAGCAAAACGTTTGGAAGAACGTACCAATTTTGATTTAGAAATGATGCGTGAACTGGGTTATTGTAGTGGTATAGAAAATTACAGCAGGTATATGGATAAGCGTAAGCCTGGTGATAGACCTTTTTGTATTTTAGATTATTTTCCGAAAGATTTTGTTTTAATGGTGGATGAAAGCCATGTGAGTATTCCGCAGGTACGAGCAATGTACGGTGGCGATAGAAGCAGGAAACAAAATCTGGTAGAATATGGTTTTAGATTGCCATCGGCTATGGATAACAGACCATTGCAGTTTAATGAATTTGAAAGTATGATAGGCCAAACGGTTTATGTAAGTGCAACTCCTGCAGAGTATGAAATACGTCAGGCAGAAGGAGTAGTGGTAGAACAGATTATTCGCCCAACAGGTTTATTGGATCCAACCATTGAAGTGCGCCCGTGTTTAAATCAGGTAGATGATTTATTGGATGAAATTGATGAACGCATAAAAATGGGCGATAGAATTTTGGTTACTACTTTAACCAAACGTATGGCTGAAGAATTAAGTAAGTACATGAGTAAGCTTAATATAAAATGCCGTTATATTCATAGTGAAATAAAAACGTTAGACAGGGTAGAAATACTCCGCGATTTGCGTTTAGGTGTATTTGATGTATTAATTGGCGTAAACTTATTGCGCGAAGGATTGGATTTACCTGAAGTAAGTTTGGTGGCCATTATGGATGCGGATAAGGAAGGGTTTTTACGCAACGATAAATCATTGACTCAAACCATTGGTAGGGCAGCACGTAACGATAGGGGTAAGGTAATTATGTATGCTGATAAAATGACGGATAGTATGCAGCGTACTATTAACGAAACGGATAGAAGAAGGGAAAAGCAAATAGCTTATAATACTTTACATGGGATTACACCTAGAACGATTAAACGTTCGCGTGAGGAAATATTAAAACAAACAGAATTGGCAGATGCGCGAACTATTTTAGCTCCGGAGCCAAAAGCTTATGTAGAGCCTGAAGAGTTTAATATAGCAGCCGATCCAATTGTAGAATATTTAAGTAAGCCTAAATTAGAGAAAATGGCTGCAGAAACGCAAAAACGTATGCAAAAGGCAGCCAAAGACATGGACTTTATGGAAGCAGCCCGCTTGCGCGATGAAATGTTTGCTTTACAAAAAAGATTAGAAGAACTTGCTTAA
- a CDS encoding tetratricopeptide repeat protein yields MRVAYLLILAVLLVAACKSPREKKIDYINSLEASDSAYNLNQMTELYWNYIDYADKYPDDLRTPEYLIKAAQRSSSLNKAEEGIRLLERLLKTYPSSKFCEQALFTMAFSYENNLNDFDKARKYYTEFLQKYPKSELAEDAKLSLDALGKSPEEFLESIQKDSTFDKN; encoded by the coding sequence ATGAGAGTAGCCTATTTATTAATTTTAGCTGTTTTATTAGTTGCGGCTTGTAAATCGCCAAGAGAGAAAAAAATAGATTATATAAACAGTTTAGAAGCCAGTGACAGTGCTTACAATTTAAACCAGATGACAGAATTGTATTGGAATTACATTGATTATGCCGATAAATATCCGGACGATTTAAGAACACCTGAATACCTAATTAAAGCCGCTCAAAGAAGCAGTTCATTAAATAAAGCAGAAGAAGGTATTCGTTTACTGGAAAGACTATTAAAAACCTACCCAAGCTCTAAATTTTGTGAACAGGCTCTATTTACCATGGCCTTTAGTTACGAGAACAACTTAAACGACTTTGATAAAGCACGCAAATATTATACAGAGTTTTTGCAGAAATATCCTAAAAGTGAACTGGCTGAAGATGCTAAACTATCGCTTGATGCGTTGGGGAAATCACCGGAAGAGTTTTTAGAATCTATTCAAAAAGACAGCACCTTTGATAAAAACTAG
- a CDS encoding diadenylate cyclase yields MDILSYKFSWINLVDILLVLLFSWQLFVRLKGSLAFNIMIGLLTLYAFWWVVKYFEMPLLETILGGFAQFGVVAVLIVFQQEIRKFLLIIGRRSFLGENKRWWHIFPWKWKLDENITVDFADIVDACQALAETHTGAIIIFPKTSEMRFLAASGEAIDAHLSRRLILSIFNKNSPLHDGAMIIAKGRIKAVNCVLPVSDNPDMINKYGLRHLSAIGITEQTDAICLVISEERGYISFVKEGKIKEAIDREQLIDLLNIELQPSH; encoded by the coding sequence ATGGATATTTTAAGCTATAAATTTAGTTGGATTAACCTAGTGGATATATTGCTGGTGCTATTATTTAGCTGGCAATTGTTTGTAAGGCTGAAAGGAAGTTTGGCGTTTAATATTATGATTGGCCTGCTCACACTGTATGCATTTTGGTGGGTAGTTAAATATTTTGAAATGCCTTTGTTAGAAACCATTTTAGGTGGTTTTGCACAGTTTGGTGTAGTGGCGGTATTGATTGTATTTCAACAGGAAATCAGAAAATTTTTATTGATTATAGGCAGGCGTTCCTTTTTGGGTGAGAATAAACGCTGGTGGCATATTTTTCCATGGAAATGGAAATTAGATGAAAACATAACTGTTGATTTTGCGGACATTGTAGATGCTTGTCAGGCGTTGGCCGAGACGCATACGGGCGCTATTATTATATTTCCTAAAACAAGTGAAATGAGGTTTTTGGCTGCCAGTGGCGAAGCTATTGATGCTCATTTGAGCCGTAGGTTAATATTGAGTATTTTTAATAAAAATAGTCCTTTGCATGATGGCGCTATGATTATAGCTAAAGGAAGAATAAAGGCTGTTAATTGTGTTTTACCTGTTAGTGATAATCCTGATATGATTAACAAATATGGATTGCGCCACCTTTCAGCCATTGGTATAACGGAGCAAACGGATGCTATTTGCTTAGTTATAAGCGAGGAAAGGGGGTATATCAGTTTTGTTAAAGAGGGTAAAATAAAAGAGGCTATTGATAGGGAACAACTCATTGATTTGTTGAATATCGAGTTGCAGCCATCTCACTAG
- the folP gene encoding dihydropteroate synthase translates to MGILNITADSFFDGGKHNRLDAAIFQTEKMLQEGATIIDIGAQSTRPGADIIEAEKELAVAIPIIEALVKQFPQAVFSIDTFHAQVAKQAVLAGVSIINDVSAGDDDVDMFNVVVECKVPYIMMHKQGNSKTMQLKPTYSNVVLDIIDYFVPKINYLRQQGVADLIVDSGFGFGKNLAHNYELLNKLKQFEILGLPILAGMSRKKMIQKVINEEAANALNGTTVANTIALMHGANILRVHDVKEAMECVNIYNRLMGQEADN, encoded by the coding sequence ATGGGAATTTTAAACATTACAGCGGATAGTTTTTTTGATGGAGGTAAACATAATAGGTTAGATGCGGCTATTTTTCAAACTGAAAAAATGCTACAGGAAGGGGCTACTATTATTGATATCGGAGCGCAATCAACAAGGCCGGGTGCTGATATAATTGAGGCAGAGAAAGAATTAGCTGTAGCTATTCCTATTATTGAAGCATTGGTTAAACAGTTTCCTCAAGCAGTTTTTTCTATTGATACTTTTCATGCACAAGTGGCTAAACAAGCTGTTTTAGCCGGAGTGAGTATTATTAATGATGTGTCGGCCGGAGATGATGATGTTGATATGTTTAATGTAGTGGTGGAATGTAAGGTACCTTATATAATGATGCATAAGCAAGGCAATAGTAAAACCATGCAGTTAAAACCAACTTACAGCAATGTAGTGCTTGATATTATTGACTATTTTGTCCCTAAAATTAATTATTTAAGACAACAAGGTGTGGCTGATTTAATTGTTGATTCGGGTTTTGGTTTTGGCAAGAATCTAGCTCATAACTACGAATTGTTAAACAAACTCAAGCAATTTGAAATATTGGGTTTGCCAATATTGGCAGGTATGTCGCGCAAAAAAATGATTCAAAAGGTAATTAATGAGGAGGCTGCAAATGCTTTGAATGGAACAACAGTAGCGAATACAATTGCTTTGATGCATGGAGCCAATATTTTAAGGGTACATGATGTGAAGGAAGCCATGGAATGTGTTAATATTTACAACCGATTGATGGGGCAAGAAGCTGATAACTAG
- a CDS encoding DUF1599 domain-containing protein has product MSKTAIQYDSVIKNCRTVFINKNHDYGTSWRIMRISSIIDQIYIKATRIRTIEEKGTMKVDEGIEPEFMGIINYCVMGLIQLDLVNDKNMDLESSFLTNLYDKHIANTKALMEEKNHDYGEVWRDMLVTTFTDMLLMRIQRMKQILENKGKTIASEGIESNLQDMINYSVFALIQLSEQNNSSSKN; this is encoded by the coding sequence ATGAGCAAAACAGCTATCCAATACGATTCAGTTATAAAAAATTGCAGAACCGTTTTTATCAATAAAAACCATGACTATGGAACTTCATGGCGCATTATGCGCATTAGCAGTATCATTGATCAGATATATATTAAAGCAACACGCATCCGGACCATTGAAGAAAAAGGCACCATGAAAGTAGATGAGGGTATAGAACCTGAATTTATGGGTATTATTAACTACTGTGTAATGGGTTTAATTCAACTGGATTTGGTTAACGATAAAAATATGGATTTAGAAAGTTCATTTTTAACCAATTTATATGACAAGCATATAGCCAATACAAAAGCTTTAATGGAAGAAAAAAACCACGATTATGGCGAAGTATGGCGCGACATGTTAGTTACCACTTTTACTGATATGTTGCTTATGCGTATACAGCGCATGAAACAAATACTGGAAAACAAAGGAAAAACGATAGCCAGTGAAGGCATAGAAAGCAACTTGCAAGACATGATCAATTATTCTGTTTTTGCTTTAATACAATTATCAGAACAGAATAATTCAAGTAGTAAAAACTAA
- a CDS encoding BT_3928 family protein, with protein MKIITQISRIFVGVLFIISGLIKANDTLGFSYKLEEYFEVFNMTFFVPYAVGLAMFICIFEIICGIALLLGAYTKLNAWLLLLMIVFFTLLTGYSAITHKVTDCGCFGDAVKLKPIESFYKDLILLALILIIFLGQKHIQPLMKKTLQNLAMSVSLLVVSFFTFYTYMFLPVKDFLPYKIGNNIKEKMVCPPGSPVDSIVMMFVYEKNGVKEEFDMNHIPSDTNYKFVDRKDVVVREGCKPPIHDFNLTGENDINYTDSLFASQGYKLVLVQKSIDEGRKGLEKQIAQLAADCINDKKEFWALTSTSADRTEKYRHENQMAFKYYMVDVVPLKSMVRSNPGLILMKGSTVVKKWSAYNFPTYDIVVKYMQ; from the coding sequence ATGAAAATTATAACACAAATAAGTCGAATTTTTGTAGGCGTACTATTTATTATTTCAGGCTTAATAAAAGCCAACGATACACTGGGGTTTAGTTACAAACTGGAAGAATACTTTGAAGTATTCAACATGACCTTTTTTGTACCTTATGCAGTTGGTTTGGCTATGTTCATTTGCATTTTCGAAATTATATGTGGTATAGCCCTTTTATTAGGCGCTTACACCAAATTAAATGCATGGTTGCTGTTGCTCATGATAGTGTTTTTTACTCTACTCACAGGCTACTCTGCCATTACCCACAAAGTAACCGACTGTGGCTGCTTTGGCGATGCCGTTAAGTTAAAACCTATCGAATCCTTCTATAAAGATTTGATACTTTTAGCACTCATCCTAATTATATTTTTAGGACAAAAACATATTCAACCTTTAATGAAAAAAACATTGCAAAATTTAGCCATGTCCGTTTCATTATTAGTGGTAAGCTTTTTTACTTTTTACACCTATATGTTTTTACCCGTTAAAGATTTTTTACCTTATAAAATTGGAAACAATATCAAAGAAAAAATGGTATGCCCTCCGGGCTCACCTGTTGACTCTATTGTAATGATGTTTGTATATGAAAAAAATGGCGTTAAAGAAGAATTTGACATGAACCATATTCCATCAGATACCAACTATAAATTTGTTGACAGAAAAGATGTAGTAGTGAGAGAAGGATGTAAACCACCTATCCATGATTTTAACTTAACAGGTGAAAACGATATTAACTATACCGATAGTTTATTTGCCAGTCAGGGATATAAATTAGTACTCGTTCAAAAATCAATTGATGAAGGAAGAAAAGGCTTAGAAAAACAAATAGCACAATTGGCTGCTGATTGTATCAACGATAAAAAAGAATTTTGGGCTTTAACCTCTACTTCTGCTGATAGAACAGAAAAATACAGGCACGAAAATCAAATGGCATTTAAATACTATATGGTTGATGTGGTTCCACTTAAATCAATGGTTCGTTCAAACCCAGGCCTTATATTAATGAAAGGAAGCACCGTTGTAAAAAAATGGAGCGCTTATAACTTCCCTACTTATGATATAGTGGTGAAATACATGCAATAA
- a CDS encoding shikimate kinase, translating to MPGSGKSSWGKQLAKRVNYAFVDLDDLIEQEEKQSIITIFQTQGEAFFRELEHKYLLRTTRLIKTIVSCGGGTASHYNNMELMNKHGKTIYLNASKGLLADRIFNAKKPRPMFKDLSKEEIEKKIDLLLSERESFFKLAQYTFSVPQESLQSFVNKASWLI from the coding sequence ATGCCGGGCAGTGGTAAATCATCATGGGGCAAACAATTAGCCAAACGGGTTAATTATGCATTCGTTGATTTAGATGATTTAATTGAACAAGAAGAAAAGCAAAGTATCATCACCATTTTCCAAACCCAGGGCGAAGCCTTTTTTCGTGAATTAGAACATAAATATTTACTCCGTACAACGAGGTTAATAAAAACCATAGTTAGTTGTGGAGGAGGCACTGCAAGTCATTATAATAATATGGAATTAATGAACAAGCATGGAAAAACTATTTATTTAAATGCATCAAAAGGCTTATTGGCTGATAGAATTTTTAACGCTAAGAAGCCCAGACCTATGTTTAAAGACCTTTCAAAGGAAGAAATTGAAAAAAAAATCGACCTCCTTCTATCTGAAAGAGAATCGTTTTTCAAACTCGCTCAATATACCTTTAGTGTTCCTCAAGAAAGCCTGCAAAGCTTTGTCAATAAAGCATCTTGGCTTATTTAA
- a CDS encoding HU family DNA-binding protein, with translation MANKSDLIDSIAKAAGITKVQATAALDAFMSTTQTALKKNDKVILVGFGTFSVTKRAARKGRNPQTGKEINIPAKKVVKFKAGANLQAKVK, from the coding sequence ATGGCTAACAAATCAGACTTAATCGATTCAATTGCAAAAGCTGCAGGTATTACTAAAGTTCAAGCAACAGCTGCACTAGATGCATTCATGTCAACTACTCAAACTGCTTTGAAGAAAAACGACAAAGTAATCTTAGTTGGTTTTGGAACTTTCTCAGTAACTAAACGTGCTGCTCGTAAAGGACGTAACCCTCAAACAGGTAAAGAAATTAACATTCCAGCTAAAAAAGTTGTTAAATTCAAAGCTGGAGCAAACTTACAAGCTAAAGTTAAATAG
- a CDS encoding phosphoribosyltransferase family protein, producing the protein MKTKVLNHPDIEKIIKRMAYQIYENNFGDKQITLVGIKSKGYEIAKLLQAELDTISPLKSSLLEVTMDKEQPTPAGTIIKPVPFQVKGTVIIVDDVLNTGRTLVYAALPFLNLKINKLQVVVLVDRNHKMFPVAANYIGIQLNTTFQEHVSVELNKQKQFEVFIA; encoded by the coding sequence GTGAAAACGAAAGTACTTAACCATCCTGATATTGAAAAGATAATTAAAAGAATGGCTTACCAGATTTATGAAAATAATTTTGGCGATAAACAAATAACTTTAGTAGGTATTAAATCAAAAGGCTATGAAATTGCCAAGTTACTTCAGGCTGAATTAGATACTATCAGCCCTCTTAAAAGTAGTTTGTTAGAAGTAACTATGGATAAAGAGCAGCCAACACCTGCAGGAACTATTATAAAGCCTGTGCCATTTCAGGTAAAAGGCACTGTAATTATAGTTGATGATGTTTTAAATACAGGCAGAACTTTGGTATATGCGGCATTACCTTTTTTAAATTTAAAAATTAATAAACTTCAGGTGGTAGTTTTGGTGGACAGGAACCATAAAATGTTTCCGGTAGCTGCTAATTATATTGGTATACAATTAAACACTACTTTTCAGGAACATGTAAGTGTAGAACTGAATAAGCAAAAACAGTTTGAAGTATTTATTGCCTAA
- a CDS encoding type B 50S ribosomal protein L31 yields MKTGIHPENYRKVVFKDMSNGYTFVTGSAVDTKETITWEDGNEYPLFKLEISHKSHPFFTGQSMLIDTAGRIDKFKKRYGAKK; encoded by the coding sequence ATGAAAACAGGAATTCATCCGGAAAATTATAGAAAAGTTGTATTTAAAGATATGAGTAATGGTTACACCTTTGTAACTGGTTCAGCTGTAGATACAAAAGAAACAATAACTTGGGAAGATGGAAACGAATATCCACTTTTCAAATTAGAGATTTCTCACAAATCACATCCTTTCTTTACAGGCCAAAGCATGTTAATTGACACTGCGGGTCGTATTGACAAGTTCAAAAAACGTTACGGTGCAAAAAAATAA
- a CDS encoding GlmU family protein, whose amino-acid sequence MNYILFDNQQDRENLLPFTFTRPVAAIRIGILTIAEKWGKLLLSPVSYLTQDYLQEKFAIKLSNNNIFINGSICPNQLLVDEINKLKEGEALVKGNTIIAFYNQLFVENDNISETFKLIETKADEFLHIQFPHHIFSQNGAAIQNDFQLITANRKSQPISATNQVIAPENVFIEEGAKVECSILNASTGPIYIGKDAEIMEGCKVRGPFSLGEHAGLKMDAKIYGPTTVGPHCKVGGEVNNVVFFGYSNKGHDGFVGNAVIGEWVNMGADTNNSNLKNTYDEVKLWSYPSQKFEKTGLTFCGLMMADHAKCGINTMFNTGTVVGVGANLFGAGFPRNYIPDFAWGGAQGFETFVLSKFFKTAEAVYKRRNMELNDIDRKILTYIFNETKQYRFWENKQ is encoded by the coding sequence ATGAATTATATTTTATTTGATAACCAACAAGACCGAGAAAACTTACTTCCATTTACCTTTACTAGGCCGGTAGCTGCCATTAGAATAGGAATACTGACTATAGCTGAGAAATGGGGAAAATTACTGCTTAGCCCTGTTTCTTATCTCACCCAAGACTATTTACAAGAAAAATTCGCCATTAAGCTGAGCAACAACAATATTTTCATTAATGGGAGTATTTGCCCTAATCAGTTGCTGGTAGATGAAATAAATAAGCTAAAAGAAGGCGAAGCATTGGTTAAAGGAAATACCATTATTGCTTTTTACAATCAACTTTTTGTAGAAAACGACAATATATCAGAGACCTTTAAATTAATAGAAACAAAAGCTGACGAGTTTTTGCATATTCAATTTCCTCATCACATTTTTTCGCAGAATGGGGCAGCTATTCAAAACGACTTTCAACTTATTACCGCCAATAGAAAATCGCAACCTATTTCAGCCACAAATCAGGTAATTGCACCTGAAAATGTTTTTATTGAAGAAGGAGCTAAAGTAGAATGCAGCATTTTAAATGCAAGTACAGGTCCTATTTATATTGGTAAAGATGCTGAAATTATGGAAGGCTGTAAAGTAAGAGGGCCATTCTCACTTGGTGAACATGCTGGCTTAAAAATGGATGCTAAAATTTATGGCCCAACTACCGTAGGACCACACTGTAAAGTAGGCGGAGAAGTAAATAATGTCGTATTCTTTGGTTATAGCAATAAAGGGCATGACGGATTTGTTGGCAATGCCGTAATTGGCGAATGGGTAAATATGGGCGCTGATACCAATAACTCCAATTTAAAAAACACCTATGATGAAGTAAAGCTATGGAGTTACCCTTCACAAAAATTTGAAAAAACAGGACTAACCTTTTGCGGCTTAATGATGGCAGATCATGCTAAATGTGGTATTAACACCATGTTTAATACTGGAACCGTAGTGGGTGTTGGAGCCAATTTATTTGGGGCAGGGTTTCCAAGAAATTATATACCTGATTTTGCTTGGGGTGGAGCCCAGGGTTTTGAAACATTTGTATTATCAAAATTTTTTAAAACAGCAGAAGCTGTTTATAAAAGACGCAATATGGAGCTGAACGATATTGACAGGAAAATATTAACGTACATATTTAACGAAACCAAGCAATACAGGTTTTGGGAGAATAAACAATAA
- a CDS encoding ATP-binding cassette domain-containing protein: protein MISVANLSLRYGKRVLFEDVNVKFAPGNCYGVIGANGAGKSTLLKILSGEIDPSTGSVSITPGDRMSVLKQNHFEFDEFPVLQTVIMGNKKLWQIMEEKDAIYLKPDFSDADGLRAADLEGQFADMEGWNADSDAASLLNDLGIKEELHTKLVKELNGKEKVRVLLAQALFGNPDILLLDEPTNDLDVETVTWLENFLADFQNTVIVVSHDRHFLDAVCTHVADIDFAKVSLYTGNYSFWYQSSQLALRQKSDQNKKMEDKRKELQEFIERFSANASKSRQATSRKKLLEKLVVDEIQASTRKYPGIIFRPDRECGDQILRIENLSKKNGEGEVLFKNVSFNLDKGDKVVILSKNHMAISAFFEIIMGNQTADSGEYIWGQTITTSYLPNDNSSYFSAENNLIDWLRQYSEEKDETYIRGFLGKMLFSGEEVFKKSNVLSGGEKVRCMVSRMMLTNANCLVLDEPTNHLDLESITAFNNALMDWKHNAIFTSHDHEFVQTIANRVIEITPSGAIDKRMTYDEYITNEEIKEQREKMYAVASNK from the coding sequence ATGATTTCAGTAGCTAATTTGAGTTTGCGATACGGCAAACGGGTGTTGTTTGAGGATGTAAATGTAAAATTTGCTCCAGGTAATTGTTATGGTGTAATTGGCGCCAACGGTGCGGGTAAATCAACCTTATTAAAGATTCTTTCAGGCGAAATAGACCCTAGTACTGGTTCTGTATCAATAACACCCGGAGATAGAATGAGTGTTTTGAAACAGAATCATTTTGAATTTGATGAATTCCCTGTTTTACAGACGGTTATTATGGGTAATAAAAAATTATGGCAAATAATGGAAGAAAAAGATGCCATTTATTTAAAACCCGATTTTAGCGATGCTGATGGCTTACGTGCGGCTGACTTAGAAGGTCAGTTTGCAGACATGGAAGGCTGGAATGCCGATAGTGATGCAGCCAGCTTATTAAACGACTTAGGTATTAAAGAAGAATTGCATACCAAGCTGGTTAAAGAGTTAAATGGTAAAGAAAAAGTGCGTGTGCTTCTTGCTCAGGCATTATTTGGTAATCCGGATATATTATTACTGGATGAGCCAACAAATGACTTAGACGTTGAAACAGTTACTTGGTTAGAAAACTTTTTAGCAGATTTTCAAAATACAGTTATTGTAGTGAGTCACGACAGGCATTTTTTAGATGCTGTTTGCACCCATGTGGCTGACATTGATTTTGCAAAAGTTTCATTGTACACCGGTAATTATTCTTTCTGGTACCAAAGTAGCCAATTGGCTTTACGTCAAAAAAGCGATCAGAACAAAAAAATGGAAGATAAACGCAAGGAATTGCAAGAGTTTATTGAACGTTTTAGTGCCAATGCTTCTAAATCGCGCCAGGCTACCAGCAGAAAAAAATTATTGGAGAAATTGGTGGTTGACGAAATTCAAGCTTCAACACGTAAATATCCAGGTATTATTTTCAGACCTGACAGGGAGTGTGGAGACCAAATATTACGTATTGAAAATTTAAGTAAGAAAAATGGAGAAGGCGAAGTGCTTTTCAAAAATGTTTCTTTTAACTTAGATAAAGGAGATAAAGTAGTAATACTTTCAAAAAACCACATGGCTATTTCGGCCTTTTTTGAAATAATAATGGGCAACCAAACGGCTGATAGTGGCGAATATATTTGGGGACAAACCATTACTACTTCGTATTTACCAAACGATAACAGCAGCTATTTTAGCGCTGAGAATAATTTGATTGACTGGTTACGCCAGTATTCAGAAGAAAAGGATGAAACGTATATCCGTGGATTTTTAGGTAAAATGTTGTTTAGTGGGGAAGAGGTTTTCAAAAAATCGAATGTATTGAGCGGAGGTGAAAAAGTACGTTGTATGGTTTCTCGTATGATGTTGACCAATGCCAATTGTTTGGTATTGGATGAGCCAACTAACCATTTGGATTTGGAATCAATTACTGCGTTTAATAATGCATTGATGGACTGGAAACACAATGCCATTTTTACCAGTCATGACCATGAGTTTGTACAAACCATAGCCAACCGTGTTATTGAAATTACACCTAGCGGAGCTATTGACAAACGCATGACTTACGATGAATACATTACGAATGAAGAGATAAAAGAGCAACGCGAAAAAATGTACGCAGTAGCTTCAAACAAATAA